Within Conger conger chromosome 3, fConCon1.1, whole genome shotgun sequence, the genomic segment TTTAGCGTTTCACCGGGGTTATTTAAAGtcaatgcattttgttaaaatatgaactgtaggctattcaattaaataaaagaatatttgaatCGCAGATTTTTGCAGAGTTCCGAAAAGTCTTTGAAATAATGATAGTGGTTGGGCTGTTCAGGTCGGAAGAGCAAAGCCATATCCTATGTCTAGGCCTTCATGTTGCCTCATGGTGTGGCTTGAACCAGGAGAGGGTTAGCGCTGGCGTGATTTGTGAACTCAGGGTAGAGGTTAAGTGCACCAGCCCTATTTTGGTTCTCTAtgctatcattacattacattaatggctcttatccagagcgacgtacaacaaagtgcatacccataaccagggataagtgcgctgaaagaccctagagggaagtgcaaTATCAAAAGCTTGATCTTATACATGGTAATACGATATGTGATGTTATTAAATCGAACCAGTGACGTTTACCTTACCTCCTTCCTTCAAATAGTCCTATGTTGATTGAGTCTAGGAGTTGACACCCTATCCCAGAAGAACTGGCAGTCATCCACCTGTGAGCCTGGACACCTGCAAGACCTGGACGTAGGGGAAAGACAGACTGGGACAAGGCCATAGGCAAAGTAGGGAAACAAGCAGTTTGCTCTGGCTCCAACCAAAAGAGCCATGAATAACCGGGAGGTTGTGGCTATGCTGGAGGAGTGTCGGCAGACTGCGGCCGCTGGATCCGTGGAACCCACTGATGAAGCGAAGGAGGGATTCCTGCGATGCAGGGGTGAGAGTAGCACTgtgcaccagcagggggcgccaaacctctgtttttattcatgaattatCCATATCTTTTTCTCCCTATtacatatgtaaaaaaaaacacatttatgctATGGATATGGGAAGTAGACGTGTGTCTTTCTCACTCGTTTAAttaactgcacaaattaatCCCAGTTAATTAGTTGTAATAAGGCAGCGCACGCAAGGGCGTAGCGTCTTACGACACTTCTACAGTACAGTTGGAAAATACTGTGTATTCTGACTGCTCTTTTGGCCCCAGCGTCCCTCTCCGCCGAGCTcagtgcattgctccaggacgCAGCGGCAATGAAGTGGCCCTTCGTTCCAGAGAAATGGCAGTACAAGCAGGCCGTCACCTTGGAGGACAAGACCACGCTCAAGGAACTCATCAGCAGGCATCTGCCCCAGCTTCTGGTAATTAGGACTTCACTGTGTCTACTATGTCTGGACATAACCCTACGTAACCATTTAATGAGCCATTATAAACCTGCTAATAAGTATGCATCAACCTGGCAACAACCCCAGGGTGCTGCAATGTGTACAATGGTCAGACAAAAGCGCTTAACTATaccttaaataaaagctgagagtGTGTACATCtcatttcattacaaatctaaaattgtgagtagagccaaatcaagaaaaaaatctttgtcTCAAACATCATGGAACTCACTGTAATGCTAATTAGCCATTGTTTTATGTATCTGTCgtgatcatttatttttgtcGTAGCATTATTTGCCATCTCTTCTGTTTCCTTGTACCTCTCCTGCAGATGCTCCTGAGAGCGTCCCTTTtagctggagagcccttgtgGGCAGCTTCCACGGTGTTCCTGGTGGACCGTTTCCTGTACTGGGTGGACACCTCCAAAAGCCTGCTGAAGATCGCCCAGGCCCTGCACAAGCACTACCCGACCACGCCCATTGCCCCCCAGGTGGTCATCAGGCAGGCCCGTCTGTCCCTCAACtctggtgagggggggggggggggggttactgcaGGAGTGAAGGTTATGGTGAAGAATCGTGGTCTCCTTCTGTAGCCAGTACAGACAGGGCATATCAGTGCAAAATGTGACCACTGTTGGATTGACTAAGCTCTAGATTTACAAATGCTGTATTTCCGATTTAATGAATCTTTATCATCTTTGTCCACTGCTGTGagtcattataacatcatattACCACTGTGCTCCACTAACACCTGCAGTTTTGTGTTAGCGCAAGTATTACCAACCTCAAACCTCAGGGATCAGTACATATTCCAGTACATACCAAGTCGGTTGACAAAACTGGAGTTCCCATACAATATTGCTGTGTGTTAAAAGCATGGCTGTAATGTTTCTTGCATGTCTCACCTGCCCACAGGTAAACTCCAGAAGGCAGAGTACATTCTGAGCAGCCTGATCAACAACAGCGGAGCAACAGGTGCGTCTCTCTGGGAAAGTGTCAAATCAGAGATTtctgggaattctgggaaattcCAGTAAGTCTTTTTGAGAGCAGGCATGGAACAACGGAGTAGTTTCATGAGCTGGCCATCCATGACATGGGCTGTCTAAACTGGGCTGAGCTGGGTTTAGTCCTGGGTGCTTTTCCACCTTTTTTGGAGTGCCGTGAATGGGGGTTGAAGGACGTTTGCACAAGTGGCTGTTGGAGGATTTACTTTCTTAGAAATATGTGCAAGTCTTTTCAGGTTACTtgttgtgcttttgtgtgtgtgtgtgtgtgtctgtgcattatCAAAGTGCTGGATATGTGAGTTTTGtgtgcgttcgtgtgtgtgcCATCAGGTTGCTGGGTGTGTGAGTTaagcttgtgagtgtgtgtgttctccaggtTGCTGGGAATGTGAGTTaagcttgtgagtgtgtgtgttctccaggtTGCTGGGTGTCTGAGTTAAgcttgtgagtgtgggtgttcTCCAGGTTGCAGGGTGTGTGAGTTaagcttgtgagtgtgtgtgttctccaggttgctgggtgtgtgagttaagcttgtgagtgtgtgtgttctccaggtTGCTGGGTGTACCATGCCGATAGCGACAGAGTCCTGGTACAGGCTGTCAGTGTGCAGGTACGAGGGCAGGTGCTGCAGAAGCTGggtaagatgtgtgtgtgttctttctgAACTGCGTATctaaagcgtgtgtgtgtctgtgtgtgttcgcaCAAACACCAcgttaccgcctgagccaacgtcgCCCACCCTGGTGTGACTGCGCATTTTATTTCTCACAGGGATGTGGATCGAGGCTGCAGAGCTCATCTGGGCGTCACTGATTGGTTTACATGCTCTCCCTGAACCAGACAGAAAGGTTTAAATCTGCGTTTAATTTACTTCGCTTTCATTTCAAAGCAAATAGCTGAGCATTTTGGCTATTAAAATTGTAATATATGAGCATACTTTTTTCATGTTGCCCTAATGTGGCCTTTTATGGGAAAGTAGACCATGTCTGTTATATTGCAGGGGATCGGAACATCTCTAGGGCTATTGGCAAACATTCTGGTGTCGATGAACGATACAGATTTCCAGGCATTCATCGCAGGTCAACACATGGATCTGGTGAGCTATGGCTACGGAACTGTGATGAATGTTGATGGGTACCATAGAGACTTACTCATGGCCAGGTCATACTGACAACAAAtcaaagtacattacattattggcatttggcagacgctcttatccagagcgatgtacagttgattagactaagcaggagacaatcctcccctggagcaatgcagggttaagggccttgctcaagggcccaacagctgtgcggatcttattgtggctacaccaggattagaaccaccgaccttgcgtgtcccagtcatttaccttaaccgctacactacaggccgccccctagtAACAATCAAACTTGAAACATAGCATGGCGAAATTCCATTTCTTCTTATGATAATGACCTCCATCATTAATCCCCTTCTGCCTTCATTCACTGCTTTCATAAGCCTTTGGAAGCCATTCCTCCCAATATACATGAACTTTATCAATTAAATGAAGTAATATAAAAATTACTGCGGTTTGGTATTATATATGGTATTAATATGTGAAGGAAATTTCAGTGAttaatatgcatgtgtgtgcgtgtgtgtgtgtcctctttTCCATGCTCAGCGCTTACTGAAAGAGAGAGGTCATCGCTTACTGGCAGCAGCCGAAGCTGCCAAAATGGCCGTGGTGTACAGCCAGTATGATTCTCTCTACGTGCTAAGCAATGTGGTGGGTAGTCCAGTGGTGGGGTGGGCTAAACATACAGTGAAGCGTATGACCTGTGTATAAGCAGGACGTTACTggttaatctctctctctctcccttgcttcCTCCATCTCAGGTGACCCAGGGCATTTGTCTGTTGGCCTACAGCTTCTCGCCAGGGTGTggccccacagagagagaggccatcCTCGGCGAAGCCAAGGAGGCCTTCCAGATCGGCCTGCTGGCCAAGCGGGAGGGCGAGGTGGTGACCAGCAAGCAGGACCTGCACCTGTTGATCAAGGCGGCGTACTCTCTGACCGTCACCCACAAGTGGTTGGGCTCTGCTCGGGGACAGGTCATTGAGGCCAGCCAGGTGTGCCAAGAGGTCGTGGAGAAGCTGCACGCCTACAGTGCCGTGGGTGGTGGGGAGAGAGATGCGCTGGGCGCTGAGATCATGGGCCTGGTGGGGCGGGTGAAGGTGGTCCTGGGAGTCAAGCCCTTCACCACGTCTGACGAGCGATCCTTCATCCCGGACAGCTACCGCTCAGCGGAGGAGACCCCTGTCAGGTTTTCGACCGACCACTTCTCAGAGGTGATGGGCAGGTTTCGGAAGCACCACGCATCGGTGTGCCAGGCTCACAGAATGTCCAGGAGTGGTGCGTCCAGGAGCGGGGTCCAGGAGTGCTCTGTCACCTGCATCACCACCATGAAGACAGCCACTGAAACCCTGGACACAGAAGGTGCCACAGAAAAGTATACACATGACAACTGGCCTCTGGGGAGAagaccagacagacagacaaaaggGGGacatgtggagcagcagtgttccAATGAGCTCACTGAAGGAGAGGAGACGGATGGTGCCACCAGCAGTGAGGGGTGTGGATTTAAAGGAATGAGCAAAAAGACGTCTACCTCCTGCTCCTTTAGAGACAGACCGGCGTCCCTAATTGATGCCGGAGTGAGAAGCAAGGGCAGAAATGCCGTGACCTGTGCCATTCGGAAAGCAGAGACGAGGGTGGATCAGAAGTGTCTGACAGAGGTCAGTGACGAGGACGGTGAAAACGTCTCTAGTGAGGATCCTGGATCTTTGGCGGGATATGAAGGAGAAAGTGCAAGCGGTTATAGACAGAGCCCTCACGCTTCCTCAAGAGGTACTTCGGCCCTGCCTTCGTCCTGGGAGTCCATTTCCTATCCTGACACAGAAAGTAAGAAGGGCCCGAATGACACAACCGCTAGAGTGTCTGCTAATGACTCAGTGACAGAATGGGTGGAAGTTGGGATGGAGCTCCAGTATGAGACCAAGGACAGTAATAAAGAGAATATGAAGGCAGGACAAGGCAGTAAAGGTTGCCAATTTAATGGAGTCGACAATGGAAGGAATTCCTCCAGTTCACTGAAAGACCCATCTCCTTTCATTGAGCCCAAAAAGATAGGCAAGGATAAAAAATCTGTAACTCGTGCGAAACAGAGAGTGGCAATGTGGGTGGACCAGCAGTGTCCGACAGAGTTCAGCGATGAAGAGGTGAACAGTGAAACCAACAGCAAACGGCTTGGGATTAAGGGAATGGACAAAGCAAGGacttcctcctgctctccgAGAGATGGTCCACCTTCCGTCATTAAACCCAAATCATTAAACAAGTGGGTGGACCCACAGTGTCCTACAGAGTTCAGCGATGAAGAGGTGAACAGTGAAACCAACAGCAAAGGGCTTGGGATTAAGGGAATGGACAAAGCAAGGacttcctcctgctctccgAGAGATGGTCCACCTTCCGTCATTAAACCCAAATCATTAAACAAGTGGGTGGACCCACAGTGTCCTACAGAGTTCAGCGATGAAGAGGTGAACAGTGAAACCAACAGCAAACGGCTTGGGATTAAGGGAATGGACAAAGCAAGGacttcctcctgctctccgAGAGATGGTCCACCTTCCGTCATTAAACCCAAATCATTAAACAAGTGGGTGGACCCACAGTGTCCTACAGAGTTCAGCGATGAAGAGGTGAACAGTGAAACCAACAGCAAAGGGCTTGGGATTAAGGGAATGGACAAAGCAAGGacttcctcctgctctccgAGAGATGGTCCACCTTCCGTCATTAAACCCAAATCATTAAGCAAGTGGGTGGACCCACAGTGTCCTACAGAGTTCAGCGATGAAGAGGTGAACAGTGAAACCAACAGCAAAGGGCTTGGGATTAAGGGAATGGACAAAGCAAGGacttcctcctgctctccgAGAGATGGTCCACCTTCCGTCATTAAACCCAAATCATTAAGCAAGTGGGTGGACCCACAGTGTGCTACAGAGTTCAGCGATGAGGAGGTGGATGGTGAAACCAGTCTTGCAGGGCATGGGTTTAAAGGGATGGGCAGTACGAGGACTGCTTCCAGCCCTCTCGGTGATAGTCTGGGTTCGAATTCCTCATGGCAGAAGCTCTGTCTTTCTGACACAGGGTCCCCTGTTACCAGTGGAAAAGACAGCAGAAGACCTTCTGACAATCACACAGAGGAGGAGTGGGTAAACGTGGACTGTCCTAAAGCAGTTAAAGACGAGGTGCTTGATAAAGCAGGGAGTAGTTTTAAAGACACGAGGAGAGTCGGCTCTCTCTGCGATAGTCTGAGTTCTGGTTCTTCATGGCAGAAGCTCAGTTTCTCTGACGCAGGGTCTGCGCTTAGCAGCGGTAGAGGTGCTTGCTCCAGTGCTAAACAGAGAGTGCGGGTGGACCGGCAGTGTCCTACAGAGGGCAGTGATATGGAAGATCAGAGGGACACAGGATCATTCCCTGCGCGCGCACTGAAAGCGGACTACCACCAGCCAGAGCCACGCCAAGTAGACCCCAAGGCAGAGACTGAGGACTATGTACTGGGAGACCTCAGCATGTCCGCTGAGTGTGACGAACCTAAAGATTCTGCTGCAGAGATTGGTGGCGTGGGACATTTTGCAGAGCCAAAGTCTTTTCGGATCATGGGAAATGAGGAAGGACGTGAGGGGGAACTTGGAAAGCTCTATCTGGATGACTACCAGCAGCCCTCGTACAATAATCAGTCACATAATCGGTGTCTTGGGAAGTGCACGCTGTGTAGTCTAGTCCCTGAGTGTTCACCCACCCTGACGGAGCAAGATTACAAAGCTCTTCTGTCTGGCGTGTGTCACAAATGTCTGCTTAATAGGCTGGACGTGAAAAAGACGTTTAGACTGAGGAAACACAGGACTGCCTACAGTAAGCGcctctttattatttattacttttaagCAACATGTACTCCACACTTCACATAGCCTTAGATGCATTTGTAAAAGCTGGATATGTTGGCACTGCATTGTGTACTAGTATAGTTTTATGACAGAACATTATGTTGTACTTGTTTATTAGCCATTTTAATGTGCTAAATAAATTGAGTTAGTGGTGGTCGGAGTAGTACCTGATACTGTTGAGAGTATTATCCCTGTGCTTTTGCTCCAGGTGCCCTTCTTCTGAAATACTCCAAGGTGACTGATCGCTGGACATCCCGGGAGACAAAGGTGTTCATTGGAGACCCCATTGGGAAAAAAGGCTGCCAAAGAACAGCATTTTGGGTGCAGATTCTGCACCAGGAAGAGGTTCTGGGCAGGTAAGCAGACAGACTGGTAGCCGTATGACCGTTCTGTCCACATCAATATGGCAAAAGCCCTCAGCACTTTTGACCAACAATATTTAACAAACATGATGTGTTATGATTCTGTAAGACAAGTGGGGCACTGCCTTTCTTAAttttctctgtaaagcatcattaaacatgacagtctttttcattttattgtagTCATTAGTTGCATCACAAAGGTTTATCATTCAACATGTTTCTCTTTAATTatttgtgtaggtgtgtgtaggtgcgtaTTCTTGCATTTCTAATCTGTAATAAACCTTTAATGTAACCTTGATAGTAAATCTTTGATTCTGTTGGAATTTTGTAAACAGCATTTAGTTACATAATTTTAGTGTATAGTTAGTTCTATTCGATGGTTGTACTCCAGCCAATGCTGGACTGTGTGTGGCTCAATGATTTCAGTTATGTCGGGAAGACGTACCAATTTGAAAAAGAGATCCGCTACCACCTAACTGACGTGGAGAGACAGATGACGGCGCAGTATTACGTAACGGAGTTCAACAAGAGGCTGTACGAGAAGAGCGTCCCTGCACAGCTCTTCTTTATTCCATCTGAAGTTCTTCTGGTGAGGTCCTACATGTCAGCCATTTCATATTTCTCTGTACAGCAGGCCAAGGGTTCATTCTTATATAGTTTTACTGTAGCTACTTTACATGGATTCTAAAGGACagaatgcatgctgggatagtgGGAGCACAAAGACACAAGACCAGCTGATACCAGGGTTACAAAGTGGACATTGAGTAAAGCAAAACAGGACAAGAGTAAAGCATTCTAGGAACATGATAACATGCTGTTATTGTGTGTGCACATCAGCCATCTCATGAGAGAATTTGAATTGCATGCTCTGAAGAGTAGGTGTTTTTGATGAGTTCATTACAACTACATTGTTTTCAGTTCCCAGTCGTGATTGTTAAAATCACCATTAGAATGTCCATTAGTGAATTCAGCAGACTGACTGATAAATGCAACAGGATAAAAGTCTCTGAAGAGACAAACTCTGGATCACTCTATACAACTACACATCAGCCTCAGGCTGTCTCGTTAAAATCACAGGAACTCACAGTGTGCAAGCCAGCTCATTTCTAAAGATCCCCTTGTTCTTTTTGACAGATTCTAGaaggtgatgtcatcactgaCTGTGTGACAGTAGAACCGTACATGCTGGGAGACTTTGTAAAGCTGACCAATAACACCGTCTATACCAACCAAAATTATGAAGCCACAGACTATGGCATTGCTTTTGGCCATTTCACTTACCAGCTCTCCGGTGGCAAAGAGGTGGTTGTAGACTTGCAAGGTGAGtgtgcaactgtgtgtgtgtgtgttggcattATAACCACAAGGATTTACCTGccatcattacattgcattacattacatgtcatttggctgacacttttatccaaagcgacttacagttgatttgctcaagggcccaacggctgtgtggattttattgtggctacaccggggattgaaccacgaccttgtgggtcccagtccttaaccttaaccaccacgctacaggctgccccatcagtaggctgtgtgtgtgctttggtcCCTCCTCACATCATTCTAACAGGCTGTActtttgtgtgtacagtatgtgcacgtgtgtttgtacatttactagttaaaggtacaataggtaatttcggacttctaatgatcaagagaggaatagcagcaacaaacaccttcaaaccacaacactgtttttcccacccccttctctgtgaacgtgctgaaacggcattggctgtggcaattagaaccaattttcaaccaatgagcttgaattactgtaGAGTTATGCAATGCTTTGGTACAGAGTGGTgaccgtcaactgtatattttgaaacccgaattgaaggactataaactacacagtcaacatgtcagtgagccttttccaatgataggaagggatttacaacggtcttgtaacaatgttttaaccatCCCATGTGCAAAGAAACATATTGCAATAATTGACCTGGTTTCCATGGGTCCACAGGGTGGGTGACAGACAATGGGAAGGGATTGACGTACCTCACCGACCCCCAGATCCACTCGGTCACGGGGGTGGGATCTCGCCATGGCGCACGCGGCATCAAACAGTTTCTGGAGAACCAGCATGGCCCACAGTGCAATGGCATCTGCAAAGCCCTATCCCTGGGGCTGCTCCAGTGACCCCATTGTTTAAGTCTGCATCAGATTCACTCGAACAATGAATAAGCAGTGTTGCGGTATGGTCTTTATGCTAATGCAGACTTTGTGAGTAAACATTACTGATGGAACATTCCAACTAAGCCTGAGGTGAAGACTGTGGTTTTGGCgggaaacagaaaccagcaggcCTTTCACAGAAGCCCACAGAAGAAAAAGAGCCAATAAAACCATTGAGCTAATTACCATGTATCTTTTAAGtgctaaaagaaaatgtttagcCTACGTATTATTCCTTCGATttaagtgttttgttatttttcatttattacaattatatgtttatttcacattAATTTCCAGTCGGGCAACCTGGGAGGGTCCCTGCTCAGCCTCAAATCTGACCTTTTGCCCTAGGATTTGGGCCGAGAGTGAAACATATATTAAAGAATAAGAATGTACTAACAATGGTGGTTTGTATTAAACCTATAGAATTTTATTGTACTAATGTATGATAATATGTATCAGTTAAAACAGTTAAATGCTTGTTTCACTTATATATGGTTAACCCTATATTGTGTGCTAGTCTCATGGCAATAAGGCACTCTTAAGGAATTTGGCTCAACCTACGAATAAGgagttaaggaacacattttccCTAGTGGTTTTTGGTCGTAAATTCCCTCCTGGGGAATGCTTATTGAAAATAAGCACACCATGTCAGACACTTAGTAAGTTATCATTAAAATCCAGAATGAGTTAGTTGGGGATGAGTCATCTTGTGACTTTTGCAGAACATCCTTCCTATGACGAGTTATAAAAATAGTATAAAGATTTGTATGACCAAGAGATTTTTAGCTTTGTCTTGTGCATTGATCTTCTGGACCataataatattgcaataaaataaaactactaTTCACCAGCCCCTAGACTTTGACTCTTTTCCCGAGAACCAATGTAACACCTTGAGGTCCATCTCAAATATCACCCAGACCCACACTGTTTTCAGCAACCAACCAGACAGACTTGTTGTAACAACCTACAAATTTGAGCATATATGATATTCAGAATATGAGCTCAATATAGTCTGTCTGTTGTAaattatgtgtaaataaatgtttttgttataaCATGTGAGTGGTTTATATTGCTTAAGGGCATTCTGAATAATTCgttattgttaatgttaattcATTAACTGGTACCCTGTCATTAGTCGAAGTCATCTTCTCTCTGTGATACTTTTTGGCTAAATAAGTAccctttgaaataaaaatacgaCCAGCTTCATTTGTTGTGACTGAACTCAATATTTTCTACCCaatgcaccatccgtgccgccttggtACAATCCATTAAACATTATAAGGGTTTACAGATTGTCTCATTTTCACTAAATAATTCGAAACTAAATACAAATCACTCACTTCTGCATGAAAGATGCGCACCGTTCACACTTCCCTTTTTTATTTCCGATTCTGAACTGTGGACTCAGTGCGCATGTCTTCTGGCGTTTCTGCGATTGGTCAAGCGATGACACTACTACGCTTCTGATTGGGTAGCTGGTGACAGCTGCGTCTGTATCGCTTCGTTACGGCGGATGTGTTCGACAACGGGAAAGCAAGCTGCACTTGCAGACGGATAGTGAAGATGCACACAAGTTTACCTGGATATTTGCTAAACCTTCGCAGATAACGTTGCCATTATGAAAAGCTTAATCTTTCTGACTATGGTTTTAACGGCTACAGTTTCCGAAGCGGCTAAAAAAGGTGACGACGAAGAATGGGTGCATCTACCAAATAAATGCGAAGGTAGGAATCTCATTCTTCAGCTACCTGATTAGAGCAAACAGCATGCGGCTACATCAACATTTAGCTACTGAAAGTGTTTGTAAGTATTTGGCTGCCTATTGTATAGTTATATGTTTAACTATTTGCGTGTACATTTCCCGAGAGTGGGCATGgcgaaaaaaagaagaaacgaAACGGCAGAATAAAGAATGACGGTTAtggctcagtcagtcagtcatgaCTTGTAAGCCACATTCGTTTTGCTGTTTTCAAACTCATGGTCTTTCTCGTGTTACTTATTTCTTGTAAATCGTGTTTTGTCTTATCAGTGTGTAAGTTTGTTAGCATTGAAATGAAATCGGCGTTTGAAGAAACGGGGAAAACCAAGGAAGTCATTGATACGAATTACCGCTTCCTCGATTCGAAGGGGTCGCcgccaatcaaatatgtgaaatcGTAAGTGTGGATGTTATTATCATGCTCTAAGGATAACTATAACCTGATCTTATTTCAGCAGCTAGCCGACGTCTGTTGTGGAGTTGTGTTGCTAGTTTAAATCCCAAATTTAAACCGAGGGCGTAGCATAAATTGCGACCAAAATTAAGGTCTGACAATGATTTGCCACTAGGCCACAACATTGACGTAACGTCACTGCATCACATGTCCAGATCTAACGGTTACGTTAACTGCAGTTAGTGGCTGACCCTAAAACATCAAGTTATTGAAGTCTTAGGTGGGATGCTTCAGATTAATTCTAGAAGACTGACTTTAAACGCACCTTGTAGCACGTAATTTCTCATCAAACTTCAAAAGTCTTTCTCCTTGGCTATTTTGCCAGAGTATGAAGAAATTGCCTACGAATGGTTCTGATGCAGGCAGGAGATGCCGTTCTCTGAAGAGATCTTTATGATAATTTGTCATATGGCCTTGTGGCC encodes:
- the alpk1 gene encoding alpha-protein kinase 1; translation: MNNREVVAMLEECRQTAAAGSVEPTDEAKEGFLRCRASLSAELSALLQDAAAMKWPFVPEKWQYKQAVTLEDKTTLKELISRHLPQLLMLLRASLLAGEPLWAASTVFLVDRFLYWVDTSKSLLKIAQALHKHYPTTPIAPQVVIRQARLSLNSGKLQKAEYILSSLINNSGATGCWVYHADSDRVLVQAVSVQVRGQVLQKLGMWIEAAELIWASLIGLHALPEPDRKGIGTSLGLLANILVSMNDTDFQAFIAGQHMDLRLLKERGHRLLAAAEAAKMAVVYSQYDSLYVLSNVVTQGICLLAYSFSPGCGPTEREAILGEAKEAFQIGLLAKREGEVVTSKQDLHLLIKAAYSLTVTHKWLGSARGQVIEASQVCQEVVEKLHAYSAVGGGERDALGAEIMGLVGRVKVVLGVKPFTTSDERSFIPDSYRSAEETPVRFSTDHFSEVMGRFRKHHASVCQAHRMSRSGASRSGVQECSVTCITTMKTATETLDTEGATEKYTHDNWPLGRRPDRQTKGGHVEQQCSNELTEGEETDGATSSEGCGFKGMSKKTSTSCSFRDRPASLIDAGVRSKGRNAVTCAIRKAETRVDQKCLTEVSDEDGENVSSEDPGSLAGYEGESASGYRQSPHASSRGTSALPSSWESISYPDTESKKGPNDTTARVSANDSVTEWVEVGMELQYETKDSNKENMKAGQGSKGCQFNGVDNGRNSSSSLKDPSPFIEPKKIGKDKKSVTRAKQRVAMWVDQQCPTEFSDEEVNSETNSKRLGIKGMDKARTSSCSPRDGPPSVIKPKSLNKWVDPQCPTEFSDEEVNSETNSKGLGIKGMDKARTSSCSPRDGPPSVIKPKSLNKWVDPQCPTEFSDEEVNSETNSKRLGIKGMDKARTSSCSPRDGPPSVIKPKSLNKWVDPQCPTEFSDEEVNSETNSKGLGIKGMDKARTSSCSPRDGPPSVIKPKSLSKWVDPQCPTEFSDEEVNSETNSKGLGIKGMDKARTSSCSPRDGPPSVIKPKSLSKWVDPQCATEFSDEEVDGETSLAGHGFKGMGSTRTASSPLGDSLGSNSSWQKLCLSDTGSPVTSGKDSRRPSDNHTEEEWVNVDCPKAVKDEVLDKAGSSFKDTRRVGSLCDSLSSGSSWQKLSFSDAGSALSSGRGACSSAKQRVRVDRQCPTEGSDMEDQRDTGSFPARALKADYHQPEPRQVDPKAETEDYVLGDLSMSAECDEPKDSAAEIGGVGHFAEPKSFRIMGNEEGREGELGKLYLDDYQQPSYNNQSHNRCLGKCTLCSLVPECSPTLTEQDYKALLSGVCHKCLLNRLDVKKTFRLRKHRTAYSALLLKYSKVTDRWTSRETKVFIGDPIGKKGCQRTAFWVQILHQEEVLGSYVGKTYQFEKEIRYHLTDVERQMTAQYYVTEFNKRLYEKSVPAQLFFIPSEVLLILEGDVITDCVTVEPYMLGDFVKLTNNTVYTNQNYEATDYGIAFGHFTYQLSGGKEVVVDLQGWVTDNGKGLTYLTDPQIHSVTGVGSRHGARGIKQFLENQHGPQCNGICKALSLGLLQ